In Erigeron canadensis isolate Cc75 chromosome 7, C_canadensis_v1, whole genome shotgun sequence, one DNA window encodes the following:
- the LOC122607162 gene encoding 7-methyl-GTP pyrophosphatase isoform X3, with protein MEPLESPFKIILGSSSIARRKILSEMGYEFTLMSADIDEKAIRTEKPEELVMALAKAKADAIVSKLQTSKDMTPSVLIAADTVVVYEGMIREKPESEEEARQFIKGYSGKHAATVSSVLVTNLKNGFTKGDFDKVEIHFHEIPDHVIDKLLEEGLVLKVAGALIIEHPLIVPYVKDVIGTTDSVMGLPKSLTEKLLNEAMKA; from the exons ATGGAGCCACTTGAATCTCCATTCAAG ATAATATTGGGATCATCTTCGATTGCACGTCGAAAAATATTATCTGAAATGGGATATGAGTTTACTCtcatg tctGCAGATATAGACGAGAAAGCTATCCGGACCGAAAAACCAGAAGAGTTGGTGATGGCTCTTGCAAAGGCAAAG GCTGATGCCATTGTCTCCAAGCTTCAGACTAGCAAGGACATGACACCAAGCGTTCTAATTGCGGCTGATACA GTGGTGGTCTATGAAGGTATGATAAGGGAGAAGCCTGAAAGTGAAGAAGAAGCACGCCAATTtattaaag GGTATTCTGGCAAGCATGCTGCAACTGTTAGCTCTGTTTTGGTTACAAACCTCAAGAATGGATTCACAAAAGGGGACTTTGACAAAGTAGAG ATTCATTTCCACGAGATACCGGACCATGTTATTGATAAGCTG CTTGAAGAGGGGCTTGTGCTCAAAGTTGCTGGAGCATTGATAATTGAACATCCTTTGATTGTTCCATATGTCAAAGATGTG ATAGGGACGACTGATAGTGTGATGGGACTCCCTAAATCTTTGACCGAGAAATTACTAAATGAGGCTATGAAGGCATGA
- the LOC122607162 gene encoding 7-methyl-GTP pyrophosphatase isoform X1 yields the protein MEPLESPFKIILGSSSIARRKILSEMGYEFTLMSADIDEKAIRTEKPEELVMALAKAKADAIVSKLQTSKDMTPSVLIAADTAEGNPKRHIVEDKDAEPTLLITCDQVVVYEGMIREKPESEEEARQFIKGYSGKHAATVSSVLVTNLKNGFTKGDFDKVEIHFHEIPDHVIDKLLEEGLVLKVAGALIIEHPLIVPYVKDVIGTTDSVMGLPKSLTEKLLNEAMKA from the exons ATGGAGCCACTTGAATCTCCATTCAAG ATAATATTGGGATCATCTTCGATTGCACGTCGAAAAATATTATCTGAAATGGGATATGAGTTTACTCtcatg tctGCAGATATAGACGAGAAAGCTATCCGGACCGAAAAACCAGAAGAGTTGGTGATGGCTCTTGCAAAGGCAAAG GCTGATGCCATTGTCTCCAAGCTTCAGACTAGCAAGGACATGACACCAAGCGTTCTAATTGCGGCTGATACA GCAGAAGGTAACCCAAAGCGCCATATTGTTGAAGACAAGGATGCCGAGCCAACACTACTAATTACTTGTGACCAA GTGGTGGTCTATGAAGGTATGATAAGGGAGAAGCCTGAAAGTGAAGAAGAAGCACGCCAATTtattaaag GGTATTCTGGCAAGCATGCTGCAACTGTTAGCTCTGTTTTGGTTACAAACCTCAAGAATGGATTCACAAAAGGGGACTTTGACAAAGTAGAG ATTCATTTCCACGAGATACCGGACCATGTTATTGATAAGCTG CTTGAAGAGGGGCTTGTGCTCAAAGTTGCTGGAGCATTGATAATTGAACATCCTTTGATTGTTCCATATGTCAAAGATGTG ATAGGGACGACTGATAGTGTGATGGGACTCCCTAAATCTTTGACCGAGAAATTACTAAATGAGGCTATGAAGGCATGA
- the LOC122607162 gene encoding 7-methyl-GTP pyrophosphatase isoform X2, giving the protein MEPLESPFKIILGSSSIARRKILSEMGYEFTLMSADIDEKAIRTEKPEELVMALAKAKADAIVSKLQTSKDMTPSVLIAADTAEGNPKRHIVEDKDAEPTLLITCDQVVVYEGMIREKPESEEEARQFIKGYSGKHAATVSSVLVTNLKNGFTKGDFDKVEIHFHEIPDHVIDKLLEEGLVLKVAGALIIEHPLIVPYVKDVQHLRL; this is encoded by the exons ATGGAGCCACTTGAATCTCCATTCAAG ATAATATTGGGATCATCTTCGATTGCACGTCGAAAAATATTATCTGAAATGGGATATGAGTTTACTCtcatg tctGCAGATATAGACGAGAAAGCTATCCGGACCGAAAAACCAGAAGAGTTGGTGATGGCTCTTGCAAAGGCAAAG GCTGATGCCATTGTCTCCAAGCTTCAGACTAGCAAGGACATGACACCAAGCGTTCTAATTGCGGCTGATACA GCAGAAGGTAACCCAAAGCGCCATATTGTTGAAGACAAGGATGCCGAGCCAACACTACTAATTACTTGTGACCAA GTGGTGGTCTATGAAGGTATGATAAGGGAGAAGCCTGAAAGTGAAGAAGAAGCACGCCAATTtattaaag GGTATTCTGGCAAGCATGCTGCAACTGTTAGCTCTGTTTTGGTTACAAACCTCAAGAATGGATTCACAAAAGGGGACTTTGACAAAGTAGAG ATTCATTTCCACGAGATACCGGACCATGTTATTGATAAGCTG CTTGAAGAGGGGCTTGTGCTCAAAGTTGCTGGAGCATTGATAATTGAACATCCTTTGATTGTTCCATATGTCAAAGATGTG CAACATCTGAGGTTGTAA